A window from Chaetodon trifascialis isolate fChaTrf1 chromosome 5, fChaTrf1.hap1, whole genome shotgun sequence encodes these proteins:
- the LOC139331724 gene encoding protocadherin beta-16-like — MVQGIASDRTMRRQVLLFVSVLHLSYVLGQVSYSIPEEMTKGSVVGNIAHDLGLDLKRLKSGKARVYTGASVEYIGLNKERGVLLIQERIDREALCGETTPCALHFQLILENPMELFRVTVEITDINDNTPTFTNAEKRFEISESAVIGSKFILEKAIDSDIGMNGLQQYSLTPTDNFALKLENQADGSKKVEMVLQKPLDREKQEYISLLLTAVDGGEPQMSGTMQIFVSVLDANDNAPTFAKPLYRAKIQENSPKGTSVTTVSASDKDIGSNRDVSYLISTNNRLLSELFKIDTKTGDIILVGEIDYEKAKMYQMDIEAVDSGGLSDSTKVIVDVIDINDNNPHINIVSKSESLLEDSPPNTVIAMLSINDPDSENNGKVECHIDTNIPFKIDTTINGFYTLVTELALDREVATKYNITVTCSDEGVPSLSSSVTLTLQISDVNDNAPVFERSSYEAYIVENNTPGLSIFTVKATDADWNQNARVSYILEDSSVNGVPVSSYVSVSADSGVIHAVRSFDYEQIKDFHFRVKAQDGGSPPLSSNVTVKIMIQDQNDNPPQVLYPVQTGGSVVAEMVPRSADVGYLVTKVVAVDVDSGQNAWLSYKLQKATDRALFEVGLQNGEIRTIRQVTDKDAVKQRLTVIVEDNGQPSRSATVIVNVAVADSFPEVLSEFTDFPHDKEYNDNLTFYLVLALAVVSFLFITCLVVIISVKIYRWRQSRVLYHSSLPVIPYYPPRYSDTLGTGTLPHVYNYEVCRTTDSRKSDCKFGRAGSQNVLIMDPSSTGTMQRLQSEKSILDEPDSPLEVRHLGLFQL; from the coding sequence ATGGTGCAGGGAATTGCTTCCGACAGAACAATGAGACGGCAAGTACTGTTGTTTGTCTCGGTCCTACATCTCAGCTACGTGCTCGGCCAGGTCAGTTATTCGATACCTGAAGAGATGACCAAAGGATCTGTAGTTGGTAACATCGCGCATGATTTAGGTTTAGATCTTAAAAGGCTAAAATCTGGCAAAGCTCGTGTCTATACAGGAGCCAGTGTCGAATACATCGGACTGAATAAAGAAAGGGGAGTCCTCCTCATCCAAGAGAGAATAGACAGAGAGGCTTTATGTGGAGAGACGACGCCTTGTGCTTTACACTTCCAGCTCATTCTGGAAAATCCAATGGAATTGTTTCGTGTAACAGTGGAGATTACCGACATAAACGATAACACCCCCACTTttacaaatgcagaaaaacGCTTTGAAATTAGCGAGTCTGCTGTGATAGGATCGAAATTCATATTAGAGAAAGCTATTGATTCCGACATCGGGATGAATGGTTTACAACAGTACTCACTTACTCCAACTGATAACTTTGCATTAAAACTAGAAAATCAGGCAGACGGAAGCAAAAAGGTGGAGATGGTTCTTCAGAAGCCTCTAGATCGAGAGAAGCAGGAATACATCTCACTGTTGTTGACTGCTGTAGATGGAGGAGAGCCGCAGATGTCAGGGACAATGCAGATATTTGTCAGTGTATTAGATGCGAATGACAACGCACCGACCTTCGCTAAACCGCTGTACAGAgcaaaaatacaagaaaattcTCCAAAAGGCACCAGCGTAACGACTGTAAGTGCATCTGATAAAGACATCGGCTCGAATCGAGACGTTTCTTATCTGATATCTACCAACAACCGTCTTTTATCTGAACTATTTAAAATTGATACGAAGACTGGTGACATTATCCTAGTCGGTGAAATAGAttatgaaaaagcaaaaatgtatcAAATGGATATAGAAGCTGTGGACAGTGGAGGACTGTCTGATTCCACTAAAGTAATAGTTGATGTTATCGATATAAATGACAATAATCCTCATATTAACATTGTTTCTAAATCAGAATCATTATTAGAGGACTCGCCTCCAAACACTGTTATAGCCATGTTGAGCATCAATGATCCAGATTCAGAGAATAATGGAAAGGTAGAGTGTCATATCGACACTAATATTCCATTTAAAATAGATACTACAATAAATGGATTTTATACTTTAGTTACAGAATTAGCCTTAGACAGAGAGGTCGCGACCAAATataacatcactgtgacctgctctgatgaaggagtgccctccctctccagcagcgTCACTCTCACCTTACAGATCTCTGATGTCAATGACAACGCGCCTGTCTTTGAGAGGAGCTCATATGAGGCCTACATTGTAGAAAACAACACACCAGGTCTCTCTATATTCACAGTCAAAGCCACAGACGCTGACTGGAACCAGAATGCGCGTGTTTCTTACATCCTGGAGGACTCCTCTGTTAACGGAGTGCCAGTCTCCTCATATGTGTCGGTCAGTGCTGATAGTGGAGTCATCCATGCAGTGCGCTCTTTCGACTACGAGCAGATCAAAGATTTCCACTTCCGCGTCAAAGCGCAGGATGgaggctctcctccactcagcagcaacgtgacagtgaaaataatgatccAGGACCAGAACGACAACCCCCCTCAGGTGCTGTACCCAGTCCagactggtggctctgtggtggctgaaatggtgcctcgttcagcagatgtgggctatctggtgaccaaagtggtggctgttgatgtggactctggacagaatgcctggctctcctataaactgcagaaagccacagacagggcgctgtttgaagtgggcttacagaatggagaaataagaacgatccgccaagtgactgataaagatgcagtcaaacaaagactgactgttatAGTGGAGGACAACGGGCAGCCCTCTCGTTCAGCTACAGTCATTGTTAACGTGGCGGTGGCGGACAGCTTCCCTGAAGTGCTGTCggagttcactgactttcctCACGACAAGGAGTACAATGACAATCTGACTTTTTACTTGGtgctggctttggctgtggtttccttcctcttcatcacgtgtttggtggttattatatcagtgaaaatctacagatggagacagtctcGCGTCCTGTATCACTCCAGTCTGCCTGTGATTCCATATTATCCACCACGTTACTCAGACACTTTGGGGACAGGGACTCTCCCACACGTGTACAATTACGAGGTGTGCAGGACGACTGACTCCAGAAAGAGTGACTGTAAGTTCGGCAGAGCTGGTAGTCAGAACGTGCTGATAATGGACCCCAGTTCAACAGGGAcgatgcagcggctgcagagtgagaagagcATCCTGGATGAACCAGACTCTCCTTTAGAGGTTCGTCATCTGGGTTTATTTCAACTGTAa
- the LOC139331600 gene encoding protocadherin gamma-A7-like has product MRRQVLLFFSMLSVCSVLGQVSYSIPEEMSKGSLVGNIAQDLGLDLKRLKTGKARLHVGNSAEYIELNKEKGLLLIKERIDREALCKQTTPCALHFQIILENPIDNVTVKIMIQDQNDNPPQVLYPVQTGGSVVAEMVPRSADVGYLVTKVVAVDVDSGQNAWLSYKLQKATDRALFEVGLQNGEIRTIRQVTDKDAVKQRLTVIVEDNGQPSRSATVIVNVAVADSFPEVLSEFTDFPHDKEYNDNLTFYLVLALAVVSFLFITCLVVIISVKIYRWRQSRVLYHSSLPVIPYYPPRYSDTLGTGTLPHVYNYEVCRTTDSRKSDCKFGRAGSQNVLIMDPSSTGTMQRLQSEKSILDEPDSPLEVRNIPFWFCQCCMFKCVSAR; this is encoded by the exons ATGAGACGGCAAGTGCTATTGTTTTTCTCgatgctctctgtctgttccGTGCTTGGGCAGGTCAGCTATTCTATTCCGGAGGAAATGTCAAAAGGCTCGTTGGTCGGAAACATAGCACAAgatttaggtttagatttaaaacggctgaaaacaggaaaagctcGATTGCATGTTGGAAACAGCGCTGAGTACATCGAGTTGAATAAAGAAAAGGGGCTTCTCCTCATCAAGGAGAGAATAGACAGAGAGGCGTTATGCAAACAAACGACCCCGTGTGCCTTACATTTTCaaatcattttggaaaatcccATCGA caacgtgacagtgaaaataatgatccAGGACCAGAACGACAACCCCCCTCAGGTGCTGTACCCAGTCCagactggtggctctgtggtggctgaaatggtgcctcgttcagcagatgtgggctatctggtgaccaaagtggtggctgttgatgtggactctggacagaatgcctggctctcctataaactgcagaaagccacagacagggcgctgtttgaagtgggcttacagaatggagaaataagaacgatccgccaagtgactgataaagatgcagtcaaacaaagactgactgttatAGTGGAGGACAACGGGCAGCCCTCTCGTTCAGCTACAGTCATTGTTAACGTGGCGGTGGCGGACAGCTTCCCTGAAGTGCTGTCggagttcactgactttcctCACGACAAGGAGTACAATGACAATCTGACTTTTTACTTGGtgctggctttggctgtggtttccttcctcttcatcacgtgtttggtggttattatatcagtgaaaatctacAGATGGCGACAGTCTCGCGTCCTGTATCACTCCAGTCTGCCTGTGATTCCATATTATCCACCACGTTACTCAGACACTTTGGGGACAGGGACTCTCCCACACGTGTACAATTACGAGGTGTGCAGGACGACTGACTCCAGAAAGAGTGACTGTAAGTTCGGCAGAGCTGGTAGTCAGAACGTGCTGATAATGGACCCCAGTTCAACAGGGAcgatgcagcggctgcagagtgagaagagcATCCTGGATGAACCAGACTCTCCTCTAGAGGTTAGAAATATCCCCTTTTGGTTTTGTCAATGctgcatgtttaaatgtgtgtctgcTCGCTAA
- the LOC139331606 gene encoding protocadherin beta-16-like, protein MGRQVLFFISILSLDSALSQVIYSIPEEMAKGSVVGNIAQDLGLDVKRLKSGKARIFTGDSAEYIELSRERGVLLVKERIDRESLCRQTTPCALHLQIILENPMELFRITVEITDINDNTPSFKNDEKRFEISESAVTGSKFVLERAIDADIGANGLKNYTLKPTDNFVLKIQSHEDGNKKVEMVLHKPLDREKEEQISLLLTAVDGGEPQMSGTVKIYVTVLDANDNAPVFMQSVYKAAIAENSQKGTTLTTVSASDADKGTHGEVSYSVSTTMDSVSDIFTINENGEVILIGSVDFEKAKNYQIDIEATDSGGLSDSSKIIVDVIDINDNQPVISILSKSDSIPENSPQNTVIVMFSVFDPDSSNNGQVNCRINGNIPFTTTTSSNDFYSLVTDSDLDRERASEYNITVTCSDEGVPSLSSSVTLTLQISDVNDNAPVFERSSYEAYIVENNTPGLSIFTVKATDADWNQNARVSYILEDSSVNGVPVSSYVSVSADSGVIHAVRSFDYEQIKDFHFRVKAQDGGSPPLSSNVTVKIMIQDQNDNPPQVLYPVQTGGSVVAEMVPRSADVGYLVTKVVAVDVDSGQNAWLSYKLQKATDRALFEVGLQNGEIRTIRQVTDKDAVKQRLTVIVEDNGQPSRSATVIVNVAVADSFPEVLSEFTDFPHDKEYNDKLTFYLVLALAVVSFLFITCLVVIISVKIYRWRQSRVLYHSSLPVIPYYPPRYSDTLGTGTLPHVYNYEVCRTTDSRKSDCKFGRAGSQNVLIMDPSSTGTMQRLQSEKSILDEPDSPLEVSFLE, encoded by the coding sequence ATGGGACGGCAAGTACTGTTTTTCATCTCAATCCTCTCCCTCGATTCAGCTCTGAGTCAGGTTATCTACTCTATTCCGGAGGAAATGGCAAAGGGTTCTGTCGTGGGAAACATCGCGCAGGATTTAGGTCTGGACGTGAAAAGACTCAAGTCGGGTAAAGCCCGTATATTTACGGGCGACAGCGCAGAATATATCgagctgagcagagagaggggagtcCTCCTCGTGAAAGAGAGAATCGACAGAGAGTCGCTCTGCAGGCAGACGACGCCTTGTGCTTTACATTTGCAGATTATTCTAGAAAACCCAATGGAGCTTTTTCGGATAACAGTAGAGATTACCGACATCAATGACAATACCCCCAGTTTTAAAAATGACGAGAAACGTTTTGAAATCAGCGAATCTGCGGTTACGGGATCTAAATTTGTGTTAGAAAGAGCGATTGATGCAGACATAGGCGCGAATGGCCTGAAAAATTACACCTTAAAGCCTACAGATAATTTTGTTCTGAAAATACAAAGTCACGAGGATGGAAATAAAAAGGTCGAAATGGTCTTACACAAGCCGTTAGATCGAGAGAAAGAGGAACAAATATCATTGTTGTTAACAGCTGTAGACGGAGGGGAACCTCAGATGTCTGGTACAGTAAAGATTTATGTGACCGTGCTCGATGCAAACGACAATGCTCCTGTCTTTATGCAGTCGGTTTATAAGGCAGCCATAGCGGAAAATTCACAGAAAGgaacaacactgacaacagTGAGCGCGTCTGATGCAGATAAAGGAACACACGGAGAGGTTTCTTATTCAGTGTCCACCACGATGGACAGTGTGTCTGACATATTTACAATCAATGAAAACGGTGAAGTAATATTAATTGGGTCAGTTGACTTTGAAAAAGCCAAAAATTACCAAATTGACATTGAGGCTACAGACAGTGGTGGTCTGTCTGATTCCAGTAAAATTATCGTTGATGTTATTGATATTAATGATAATCAGCCTGTAATCAGTATCCTCTCCAAATCTGATTCAATCCCAGAAAACTCTCCTCAGAATACAGTTATAGTTATGTTCAGTGTCTTTGACCCAGATTCAAGTAACAATGGTCAAGTGAACTGCAGAATAAATGGCAACATACCATTTACTACTACAACGTCTTCAAATGATTTCTATAGTTTAGTGACAGACAGTGatttagacagagagagagcctcTGAGTataacatcactgtgacctgctctgatgaaggagtgccctccctctccagcagcgTCACTCTCACCTTACAGATCTCTGATGTCAATGACAACGCGCCTGTCTTTGAGAGGAGCTCATATGAGGCCTACATTGTCGAAAACAACACACCAGGTCTCTCTATATTCACAGTCAAAGCCACAGACGCTGACTGGAACCAGAATGCGCGTGTTTCTTACATCCTGGAGGACTCCTCTGTTAACGGAGTGCCAGTCTCCTCATATGTGTCGGTCAGTGCTGATAGTGGAGTCATCCATGCAGTGCGCTCTTTTGACTACGAGCAGATCAAAGATTTCCACTTCCGCGTCAAAGCGCAGGATGgaggctctcctccactcagcagcaacgtgacagtgaaaataatgatccAGGACCAGAACGACAACCCCCCTCAGGTGCTGTACCCAGTCCagactggtggctctgtggtggctgaaatggtgcctcgttcagcagatgtgggctatctggtgaccaaagtggtggctgttgatgtggactctggacagaatgcctggctctcctataaactgcagaaagccacagacagggcgctgtttgaagtgggcttacagaatggagaaataagaacgatccgccaagtgactgataaagatgcagtcaaacaaagactgactgttatAGTGGAGGACAACGGGCAGCCCTCTCGTTCAGCTACAGTCATTGTTAACGTGGCGGTGGCGGACAGCTTCCCTGAAGTGCTGTCggagttcactgactttccaCACGACAAGGAGTACAATGACAAGCTGACTTTTTACTTGGtgctggctttggctgtggtttccttcctcttcatcacgtgtttggtggttattatatcagtgaaaatctacagatggagacagtctcGCGTCCTGTATCACTCCAGTCTGCCTGTCATTCCATATTATCCACCACGTTACTCAGACACTTTGGGGACAGGGACTCTCCCGCACGTGTACAATTATGAGGTGTGCAGGACGACTGACTCCAGAAAGAGTGACTGTAAGTTCGGCAGAGCTGGTAGTCAGAACGTGCTGATAATGGACCCCAGTTCAACAGGGAcgatgcagcggctgcagagtgagaagagcATCCTGGATGAACCAGACTCTCCTCTAGAGGTCAGTTTCTTAGAATGA
- the LOC139331321 gene encoding protocadherin beta-16-like has protein sequence MTRQVLLFISLLSVGSVFGQVSYTIPEEMAKGSLVGNIAHDLGLQTKRLASGKARIYTRDSDEYIELSRERGVLLVKERIDREALCRKTTPCALHFQIILENPMEFYTVTVQITDINDNAPTFAKSEMKFKISESAISGAKFVLERAVDLDVGINSVHGYDLKPTNNFALKLHNNADGNKNVELVLQKPLDREKQEQISLVLTAVDGGEPQMSGTMLIIITVLDVNDNAPVFTQPTYKATVTENSPKGTVVATVTASDADEGSNGKITYSITNALDDIMKVFEVNEENGEVTLIGNVDFEESRNYQINLLASDEGGLTDSCKLFVDLQDMNDNEPEINIMSKSNVISEDAKLDTVVTMINIEDKDSGDNGKVQCFVSENIPFTLKTSTNNFYSLVTDSDLDRERASEYNITVTCSDEGVPSLSSSVTLTLQISDVNDNAPVFERSSYEAYIVENNTPGLSIFTVKATDADWNQNARVSYILEDSSVNGVPVSSYVSVSADSGVIHAVRSFDYEQIKDFHFRVKAQDGGSPPLSSNVTVKIMIQDQNDNPPQVLYPVQTGGSVVAEMVPRSADVGYLVTKVVAVDVDSGQNAWLSYKLQKATDRALFEVGLQSGEIRTIRQVTDKDAVKQRLTVIVEDNGQPSRSATVIVNVAVADSFPEVLSEFTDFPHDKEYNDNLTFYLVLALAVVSFLFITCLVVIISVKIYRWRQSRVLYHSSLPVIPYYPPRYSDTLGTGTLPHVYNYEVCRTTDSRKSDCKFGRAGSQNVLIMDPSSTGTMQRLQSEKSILDEPDSPLEVRPPVTKQLY, from the coding sequence ATGACAAGGCAAGTACTGCTGtttatctctctcctctccgtcGGCTCGGTGTTCGGGCAGGTCAGCTACACGATTCCGGAGGAAATGGCGAAAGGATCTTTAGTGGGAAATATAGCGCATGATTTAGGTTTACAAACGAAACGTCTAGCATCTGGTAAAGCACGAATTTATACCCGAGACAGCGACGAGTACATCGAgctgagcagagaaagaggagtgcTCCTTGTTAAAGAGAGAATAGACAGAGAGGCGCTCTGCAGAAAGACGACGCCATGCGCTTTACATTTTCAGATTATTTTAGAGAATCCTATGGAATTTTACACTGTAACCGTCCAGATCACTGATATTAATGACAATGCACCAACCTTTGCAAAAAGTGAGATGAAATTCAAAATTAGCGAGTCTGCCATCTCtggagcgaaatttgtgctcGAAAGGGCTGTGGATCTCGATGTTGGAATTAATAGTGTTCATGGGTACGACTTAAAACCAACTAATAATTTTGCTCTGAAACTGCACAATAACGCTGATGGGAATAAAAATGTCGAGCTGGTGCTGCAGAAGCCtttagacagagagaaacaagagcAGATATCTCTTGTGTTGACGGCTGTAGATGGAGGAGAGCCGCAGATGTCAGGAACAATGCTGATTATCATCACAGTTTTAGACGTCAATGATAATGCCCCCGTTTTCACACAGCCAACATACAAGGCTACAGTTACTGAGAATTCACCAAAGGGAACAGTCGTTGCTACTGTTACAGCCTCAGATGCAGATGAAGGCTCTAACGGGAAAATAACCTATTCAATCACGAATGCATTAGATGACATCATGAAGGTTTTTGAGGTGAATGAGGAAAACGGTGAAGTTACTTTAATCGGAAATGTTGACTTTGAGGAATCTCGAAACTATCAAATAAATTTACTTGCTAGTGATGAGGGAGGACTCACCGATTCGTGCAAATTATTTGTGGATTTACAAGACATGAATGACAACGAGCCTGAAATTAACATTATGTCAAAGTCAAATGTTATTTCAGAGGATGCCAAACTCGATACAGTTGTCACAATGATAAATATTGAGGACAAGGACTCGGGAGACAACGGAAAAGTACAATGCTTTGTTAGTGAAAATATACCTTTCACTTTAAAAACGTCAACAAATAATTTCTATAGTTTAGTGACAGACAGTGatctggacagagagagagcctcTGAGTataacatcactgtgacctgctctgatgaaggagtgccctccctctccagcagcgTCACTCTCACCTTACAGATCTCTGATGTCAATGACAACGCGCCTGTCTTTGAGAGGAGCTCATATGAGGCCTACATTGTAGAAAACAACACACCAGGTCTCTCTATATTCACAGTCAAAGCCACAGACGCTGACTGGAACCAGAATGCGCGTGTTTCTTACATCCTGGAGGACTCCTCTGTTAACGGAGTGCCAGTCTCCTCATATGTGTCGGTCAGTGCTGATAGTGGAGTCATCCATGCAGTGCGCTCTTTTGACTACGAGCAGATCAAAGATTTCCACTTCCGCGTCAAAGCTCAGGATGgaggctctcctccactcagcagcaacgtgacagtgaaaataatgatccAGGACCAGAACGACAACCCCCCTCAGGTGCTGTACCCAGTCCagactggtggctctgtggtggctgaaatggtgcctcgttcagcagatgtgggctatctggtgaccaaagtggtggctgttgatgtggactctggacagaatgcctggctctcctataaactgcagaaagccacagacagggcgctgtttgaagtgggcttACAGAGTGGAGAAATAAGAACGATCCGCCAAGTGACTGATaaagatgcagtcaaacaaagactgactgttatAGTGGAGGACAACGGGCAGCCCTCTCGTTCAGCTACAGTCATTGTTAACGTGGCGGTGGCGGACAGCTTCCCTGAAGTGCTGTCggagttcactgactttcctCACGACAAGGAGTACAATGACAATCTGACTTTTTACTTGGtgctggctttggctgtggtttccttcctcttcatcacgtgtttggtggttattatatcagtgaaaatctacagatggagacagtctcGCGTCCTGTATCACTCCAGTCTGCCTGTCATTCCATATTATCCGCCACGTTACTCAGACACTTTGGGGACAGGGACTCTCCCACACGTGTACAATTACGAGGTGTGCAGGACGACTGACTCCAGAAAGAGTGACTGTAAGTTCGGCAGAGCTGGTAGTCAGAACGTGCTGATAATGGACCCCAGTTCAACAGGGAcgatgcagcggctgcagagtgagaagagcATCCTGGATGAACCAGACTCTCCTCTAGAGGTGAGGCCTCCCGTTACAAAGCAGCTATATTGA
- the LOC139331605 gene encoding protocadherin beta-16-like: MSDRTMRRQVLLFISLFSLSSVFGQVTYSIPEEMSKGSLVGNIAQDLGLDVKRLRSGKARIYTEDNAEYVELNKDRGVLLVKERIDREALCGQTTPCALHLQITLENPIEFFTVTIEINDINDNAPSFKKDEMKFKISESAVIGAKFVLERAMDLDVGVNGLQSYSLKPTDNFHLKLQNQQDGSKKVEMVLQKHLDREAQERLSLTLTAIDGGDPQLSGTMRVEISVLDANDNAPVFTQEVYRVTVTETAPKGTILSTVSAVDADEGSNGKVSYSITNTLDDVPLVFQIDEENGVVALSGNLDYEKAQHYEIHVQASDDGGLTDSCKIIVDVTDTNDNHPTINIMSKTNSISENSSPGTVVTIFNVQDPDSGENGKVACNIEEHMPFLMKTTSKKFFSLVTDSDLDRERASEYNITVTCSDEGVPSLSSSVTLTLQISDVNDNAPVFERSSYEAYIVENNTPGLSIFTVKATDADWNQNARVSYILEDSSVKGVPVSSYVSVSADSGVIHAVRSFDYEQIKDFHFRVKAQDGGSPPLSSNVTVKIMIQDQNDNPPQVLYPVQTGGSVVAEMVPRSADVGYLVTKVVAVDVDSGQNAWLSYKLQKATDRALFEVGLQNGEIRTIRQVTDKDAIKQRLTVIVEDNGQPSRSATVIVNVAVADSFPEVLSEFTDFPHDKEYNDNLTFYLVLALAVVSFLFITCLVVIISVKIYRWRQSRVLYHSSLPVIPYYPPRYSDTLGTGTLPHVYNYEVCRTTDSRKSDCKFGRAGSQNVLIMDPSSTGTMQRLQSEKSILDEPDSPLEVRKL, encoded by the coding sequence ATGTCGGACCGAACAATGAGACGGCAAGTACTGTTGTTTATCTCGCTTTTCTCCCTCAGCTCAGTGTTCGGGCAGGTCACATACTCTATTCCCGAGGAAATGTCAAAAGGCTCGCTCGTTGGTAACATAGCGCAAGATTTAGGATTGGATGTGAAAAGACTAAGGTCAGGCAAAGCTCGCATTTACACGGAGGACAATGCAGAATACGTGGAGCTGAATAAAGACAGAGGAGTCCTACTTGTGAAAGAGAGAATCGACAGAGAGGCGCTCTGTGGGCAGACAACACCTTGCGCTTTACATCTCCAGATTACACTCGAAAACCCGATAGAGTTCTTTACAGTTACAATCGAAATAAATGACATTAACGATAATGCACCCAGCTTCAAAAAGGATGAGATGAAATTTAAGATTAGTGAGTCGGCTGTGATTGGAGCAAAATTTGTGCTGGAGAGAGCTATGGATCTGGATGTCGGTGTGAACGGATTGCAGAGTTATTCTCTAAAGCCGACAGACAATTTTCATCTAAAACTCCAAAATCAGCAAGATGGGAGTAAAAAGGTGGAGATGGTTTTGCAAAAACATCTAGACAGAGAGGCGCAAGAGCGCCTCTCTTTAACTCTCACAGCGATTGATGGTGGTGACCCTCAGCTGTCGGGAACAATGCGAGTAGAAATTTCAGTGTTAGACGCAAATGACAATGCCCCGGTATTTACGCAGGAAGTGTACAGGGTAACGGTGACGGAGACAGCTCCAAAGGGCACAATTCTGAGCACCGTTAGTGCTGTAGATGCGGATGAAGGTTCAAATGGAAAGGTGTCATATTCAATAACAAACACGCTGGACGATGTCCCTCTTGTGTTTCAAATCGACGAAGAAAATGGTGTGGTAGCTTTATCTGGAAACCTGGATTATGAAAAGGCGCAGCACTATGAAATACACGTACAAGCAAGCGACGATGGAGGACTGACTGATTCGTGTAAGATTATTGTTGATGTGACCGACACGAACGATAATCACCCGACTATTAATATAATGTCTAAAACGAATTCAATATCAGAAAATTCTAGCCCAGGAACTGTGGTAacaatatttaatgttcaaGATCCTGACTCGGGAGAAAATGGCAAAGTCGCATGTAATATCGAAGAACACATGCCATTTCTGATGAAAACAACATCGAAGAAATTCTTTAGCCTCGTAACTGATAGTGatttagacagagagagagcctcTGAGTataacatcactgtgacctgctctgatgaaggagtgccctccctctccagcagcgTCACTCTCACCTTACAGATCTCTGATGTCAATGACAACGCGCCTGTCTTTGAGAGGAGCTCATATGAGGCCTACATTGTAGAAAACAACACACCAGGTCTCTCTATATTCACAGTCAAAGCCACAGACGCTGACTGGAACCAGAATGCGCGTGTTTCTTACATCCTGGAGGACTCCTCTGTTAAGGGAGTGCCAGTCTCCTCATATGTGTCGGTCAGTGCTGATAGTGGAGTCATCCATGCAGTGCGCTCTTTTGACTACGAGCAGATCAAAGATTTCCACTTCCGCGTCAAAGCTCAGGATGgaggctctcctccactcagcagcaacgtgacagtgaaaataatgatccAGGACCAGAACGACAACCCCCCTCAGGTGCTGTACCCAGTCCagactggtggctctgtggtggctgaaatggtgcctcgttcagcagatgtgggctatctggtgaccaaagtggtggctgttgatgtggactctggacagaatgcctggctctcctataaactgcagaaagccacagacagagcgctgtttgaagtgggcttacagaatggagaaataagaacgatccgccaagtgactgataaagatgcaatcaaacaaagactgactgttatAGTGGAGGACAACGGGCAGCCCTCTCGTTCAGCTACAGTCATTGTTAACGTGGCGGTGGCGGACAGCTTCCCTGAAGTGCTGTCggagttcactgactttcctCACGACAAGGAGTACAATGACAATCTGACTTTTTACTTGGtgctggctttggctgtggtttccttcctcttcatcacgtgtttggtggttattatatcagtgaaaatctacagatggagacagtctcGCGTCCTGTATCACTCCAGTCTGCCTGTCATTCCATATTATCCACCACGTTACTCAGACACTTTGGGGACAGGGACTCTCCCACACGTGTACAATTACGAGGTGTGCAGGACGACTGACTCCAGAAAGAGTGACTGTAAGTTCGGCAGAGCTGGTAGTCAGAACGTGCTGATAATGGACCCCAGTTCAACAGGGAcgatgcagcggctgcagagtgagaagagcATCCTGGATGAACCAGACTCTCCTCTAGAGGTTAGAAAACTGTAA